In one Streptomyces sp. NBC_00597 genomic region, the following are encoded:
- a CDS encoding nuclear transport factor 2 family protein: protein MSALDARKILEKYYEYANAGDWDRWCDLFADDQVMDEQLAGHIEGLEVLRSMMKGMGTMYRVFRNEPVHFLVDGEKAAAVSHLSAVSTSGEAIEAEVMNFFRIVDGKIAYMANYHDTVPFQVLGQG from the coding sequence ATGAGCGCCCTGGACGCACGAAAGATCCTTGAGAAGTACTACGAGTACGCCAACGCCGGGGACTGGGACCGCTGGTGCGACCTGTTCGCCGACGACCAGGTCATGGACGAGCAGCTCGCCGGACACATCGAGGGCCTGGAGGTCCTGCGCTCGATGATGAAGGGCATGGGGACGATGTACCGGGTCTTCCGGAACGAGCCCGTGCACTTCCTCGTCGACGGGGAGAAGGCCGCGGCCGTCTCCCACCTCAGCGCCGTCAGCACCTCCGGCGAGGCGATCGAGGCCGAGGTCATGAACTTCTTCCGGATCGTGGACGGAAAGATCGCCTACATGGCGAACTACCACGACACCGTTCCCTTCCAGGTGCTGGGCCAGGGCTGA
- a CDS encoding anti-sigma regulatory factor, giving the protein MSEMVELARTPAELEVPATLGALGDIASFVLRLAGRAGLGKGPAYRIRLAVDELATNVVMHGYRGGDGRITVRGRSGPGRVQISIADSAPAFDPVGGCLPPAPGTPPERRRVGGLGIHLALTSVDEFSYERRDGRNISTLTVNAEGTDPCPPRP; this is encoded by the coding sequence ATGAGTGAGATGGTCGAACTGGCGAGGACGCCCGCCGAGCTGGAGGTGCCCGCCACCCTGGGAGCACTGGGCGACATCGCCTCGTTCGTCCTGCGGCTGGCCGGCCGGGCGGGCCTGGGCAAGGGCCCCGCGTACCGGATCCGGCTGGCCGTGGACGAGCTGGCCACGAACGTCGTGATGCACGGGTACCGGGGCGGCGACGGGCGGATCACCGTCCGCGGCCGCTCCGGTCCCGGCCGGGTGCAGATCTCCATAGCGGACTCCGCGCCGGCCTTCGACCCGGTCGGGGGCTGCCTGCCCCCCGCCCCCGGGACTCCTCCCGAGCGGCGCAGGGTCGGCGGACTCGGCATCCACCTGGCGCTGACCAGCGTGGACGAGTTCAGCTACGAACGCAGGGACGGCCGCAACATCAGCACGCTGACTGTGAACGCCGAGGGGACGGACCCATGCCCTCCACGACCGTGA
- the glgX gene encoding glycogen debranching protein GlgX has protein sequence MTEAQSEQVLRVDAYPTHEVGGYRVRAGKPFPFGANVVPGGVSFSVFSDQATSMTLVIFKRGEPEPMAELEFPEEFRTGSVFAMTVFGLDHENIEYGYRADGPYDPVTGHRFDARQILSDPYARLIAGRDVWGVEPDRSRGYQYRSRVCLQDFDWGDDTPLRLPAEDLVVYETHVRGFTRHPSSQVTAPGTFAGLREKIPYLKELGINCIELLPVFEFDESDNPRTNPETGERLFDYWGYNTVSFFAPKAGYAATGRYGMQGDEFRTLIKDLHAAGIEVILDVVFNHTAEGNEQGPTISFKGLDNATYYMLTPEGYYFNFSGTGNTVNCNHPVVRNYVLDCLRHWVADYHIDGFRFDLAAILGRALDGTPLPNPPLLELLAYDPVLRHTKLIAEAWDAGGLYEVGNFPAYGRWAEWNGKYRDTVRSFLKGDPGVTGELATRIAGSPDLYSTRGTSASVNFLTAHDGFTLADLVSYNDKHNEANGEGNNDGGNDNASWNCGAEGPTDDPEVNRLRTRQMKNALAILMTSQGIPMLLSGDEVARTQQGNNNTYCQDNELSWFDWDQVDENAELLRFTREMIAFRGHHRELRSTSHPTGQVRESLGLPDISWHGERAWQPDWSAESRLLAVARCGTGDDDVVYVAMNSHWESHDLELPALPHGRSWHLFADTGAEAPHDIRTPGGEAELENAGKYLIGPRSVVILVGRTPDPEL, from the coding sequence ATGACCGAGGCCCAGTCCGAGCAGGTCCTGCGCGTCGACGCGTACCCGACCCACGAAGTGGGCGGGTACCGCGTCCGCGCCGGCAAACCGTTCCCCTTCGGGGCCAACGTGGTCCCCGGCGGGGTCAGCTTCTCCGTCTTCTCCGACCAGGCGACCTCCATGACCCTGGTCATCTTCAAGCGCGGAGAGCCCGAGCCGATGGCCGAGCTGGAATTCCCCGAGGAGTTCCGCACCGGCAGCGTCTTCGCCATGACGGTCTTCGGCCTCGACCACGAGAACATCGAGTACGGGTACCGGGCCGACGGCCCCTACGACCCGGTCACCGGCCACCGCTTCGACGCCCGGCAGATCCTCTCCGACCCGTACGCCCGGCTGATCGCGGGCCGCGACGTGTGGGGCGTGGAGCCGGACCGCAGCCGCGGCTACCAGTACCGCTCGCGCGTGTGCCTCCAGGACTTCGACTGGGGCGACGACACGCCGCTGCGGCTGCCCGCCGAGGACCTCGTCGTGTACGAGACCCACGTGCGCGGCTTCACCCGGCATCCCTCCTCACAGGTCACCGCCCCCGGCACGTTCGCGGGGCTGCGGGAGAAGATCCCGTACCTCAAGGAACTCGGGATCAACTGCATCGAACTGCTCCCGGTGTTCGAGTTCGACGAGAGCGACAACCCGCGGACCAACCCGGAGACGGGCGAGCGGCTCTTCGACTACTGGGGCTACAACACCGTCTCGTTCTTCGCGCCCAAGGCCGGCTACGCGGCCACCGGACGCTACGGGATGCAGGGCGACGAGTTCCGCACACTGATCAAGGACCTGCACGCGGCCGGCATCGAGGTCATCCTCGACGTCGTCTTCAACCACACCGCCGAGGGCAACGAGCAGGGCCCGACGATCTCCTTCAAGGGGCTCGACAACGCCACGTACTACATGCTCACGCCCGAGGGGTACTACTTCAACTTCAGCGGCACGGGCAACACGGTCAACTGCAACCACCCCGTCGTGCGCAACTACGTGCTCGACTGCCTGCGCCACTGGGTCGCCGACTACCACATCGACGGCTTCCGCTTCGACCTCGCGGCCATCCTCGGCCGGGCCCTGGACGGCACTCCGCTGCCCAACCCGCCGCTGCTGGAGCTGCTCGCGTACGACCCCGTCCTTCGGCACACCAAGCTCATCGCCGAAGCCTGGGACGCCGGCGGCCTCTACGAGGTCGGCAACTTCCCGGCGTACGGCCGCTGGGCGGAGTGGAACGGGAAGTACCGCGACACCGTCCGCAGCTTCCTCAAGGGCGACCCCGGGGTGACCGGGGAGCTGGCCACCCGCATCGCGGGCTCGCCCGACCTGTACTCCACCCGCGGCACCTCCGCCTCGGTCAACTTCCTCACCGCCCACGACGGTTTCACCCTGGCCGACCTCGTCTCGTACAACGACAAGCACAACGAGGCGAACGGCGAGGGCAACAACGACGGCGGCAACGACAACGCCAGCTGGAACTGCGGGGCCGAGGGGCCGACCGACGACCCCGAGGTCAACCGGCTGCGGACGCGCCAGATGAAGAACGCCCTGGCCATCCTCATGACCAGCCAGGGCATCCCGATGCTGCTGTCGGGCGACGAGGTCGCCCGCACCCAGCAGGGCAACAACAACACGTACTGCCAGGACAACGAGCTGTCCTGGTTCGACTGGGACCAGGTCGACGAGAACGCCGAACTGCTCCGTTTCACCCGGGAGATGATCGCCTTCCGCGGGCACCACCGCGAACTGCGCTCCACCTCCCACCCCACCGGCCAGGTCCGCGAGAGCCTCGGACTGCCGGACATCAGCTGGCACGGCGAGCGCGCCTGGCAGCCCGACTGGTCGGCGGAGAGCCGGCTGCTGGCGGTGGCCCGCTGCGGCACCGGGGACGACGACGTGGTGTACGTGGCCATGAACTCGCACTGGGAGTCGCACGACCTGGAGCTGCCCGCGCTGCCGCACGGGCGCAGCTGGCACCTCTTCGCGGACACGGGGGCCGAGGCCCCGCACGACATCCGCACCCCGGGCGGTGAGGCCGAGCTGGAGAACGCCGGGAAGTACCTGATCGGTCCGCGCTCGGTCGTGATCCTGGTCGGCCGGACGCCCGATCCCGAGCTCTAG
- a CDS encoding DJ-1/PfpI family protein has translation MPDAVLREGALSGTRIAVLVESDFYEPEIFYYQHRFAEEGAEVDFLTRLWGNDSITFSGHEYRAPFTADKSLEGLSDEELRRYAAIIVPSGMVADRLRYTEDVDVLAPATELLRRAFEEPTVLKGIICHGMWLAASIPDKIEGRKVVCHNNLIGDVRNMGAEYVNEDVVVDGDLVTGRTGAHHHLFARRIIELIAAGRGRGAG, from the coding sequence GTGCCTGACGCCGTGCTGCGCGAGGGTGCGCTGAGCGGGACCCGGATCGCGGTCCTGGTCGAGAGCGACTTCTACGAGCCGGAGATCTTCTACTACCAGCACCGGTTCGCCGAGGAGGGCGCCGAGGTCGACTTCCTGACCCGGCTGTGGGGCAACGACTCCATCACCTTCTCCGGGCACGAGTACCGGGCGCCGTTCACCGCCGACAAGTCCCTGGAGGGGCTGAGCGACGAGGAGCTGCGCCGGTACGCGGCGATCATCGTGCCCTCGGGCATGGTGGCCGACCGGCTGCGCTACACCGAGGACGTGGACGTCCTCGCGCCGGCCACGGAGCTGCTGCGCCGGGCCTTCGAGGAGCCGACGGTCCTCAAGGGGATCATCTGCCACGGCATGTGGCTGGCCGCCTCGATCCCGGACAAGATCGAGGGCCGCAAGGTGGTCTGCCACAACAACCTCATCGGCGACGTCCGGAACATGGGAGCCGAGTACGTCAACGAGGACGTGGTGGTCGACGGTGACCTGGTCACCGGTCGCACCGGTGCCCACCACCACCTCTTCGCCCGCCGGATCATCGAGCTGATCGCGGCGGGGCGGGGCCGGGGGGCCGGCTGA
- a CDS encoding GMC oxidoreductase yields MANAEREEYDYVIVGSGTAGSVLANRLSADPDVSVLVLEAGGNRIPPEVDDPSSWYKLLGGPVDWGYTSVPQPGLDGRRTYEPRGKAPGGSSNLYIMMHIRGHASDFDNWAYQGAAGWAYEDVLPYFALLEGQEDVTAPTTGTRGPQRITNAGQHGPNPVSRAFIDAAVELGHQEIADFNTDGPRRGLFGTGWHHIDVADGRRQGTLAAYLEPALERPNLTLRTSAQSTRLLFDGDTCTGVEYVQLAPPAEFPGRIVRDGRSAPAEPGPHSVRARREVIVAAGAIESPKLLLLSGIGAPEQLREHGIEVTAALPGVGENFHNHVLTGLMAEVTQELPPPAQNLSESALFLSSQPGLPAPDLQIAFVHVPFDVIVGKDHPNTVSILPGVVRPVSRGWIKLASADPLAHPLINPNYLGDRWDLERMVQGIKLAREIFATSAFSPWYKQELQPGPGHDGDEDLRTFAKQKSESYHHQAGSCRMGIDDLSVVDPELRVHGVRNLRVVDASVMPAVPSGNCHTAIAMIAERAADFLRGVSRA; encoded by the coding sequence GTGGCGAACGCCGAGAGAGAAGAGTACGACTACGTCATCGTGGGATCCGGCACCGCGGGCAGCGTCCTCGCGAACCGGCTCTCCGCGGACCCGGACGTCTCCGTCCTGGTCCTGGAGGCGGGCGGCAACCGCATCCCGCCCGAGGTGGACGACCCGTCCTCCTGGTACAAGCTGCTCGGCGGGCCCGTCGACTGGGGCTACACCAGCGTCCCGCAGCCCGGGCTCGACGGACGCCGCACGTACGAACCGCGCGGCAAGGCCCCCGGGGGCAGCAGCAACCTGTACATCATGATGCACATCCGGGGCCACGCCTCGGACTTCGACAACTGGGCTTACCAGGGGGCGGCCGGCTGGGCGTACGAGGACGTCCTGCCGTACTTCGCGCTCCTGGAGGGCCAGGAGGACGTCACCGCACCCACCACCGGGACCCGCGGCCCGCAGCGCATCACCAACGCCGGGCAGCACGGCCCCAACCCGGTCTCCCGCGCCTTCATCGACGCGGCCGTCGAGCTCGGCCACCAGGAGATCGCCGACTTCAACACCGACGGGCCCCGGCGCGGCCTCTTCGGCACCGGCTGGCACCACATCGACGTGGCCGACGGCCGCCGCCAGGGCACCCTCGCCGCCTACCTGGAGCCGGCCCTGGAGCGCCCCAACCTGACGCTGCGCACCAGCGCCCAGAGCACCCGGCTGCTCTTCGACGGCGACACCTGCACGGGCGTGGAGTACGTGCAGTTGGCGCCGCCCGCCGAGTTCCCCGGCCGGATCGTGCGCGACGGCCGCAGCGCCCCCGCCGAGCCCGGTCCGCACTCCGTACGGGCCCGCCGCGAGGTGATCGTGGCGGCCGGGGCGATCGAGTCCCCGAAGCTGCTGCTGCTCTCCGGCATCGGCGCGCCGGAGCAGCTGCGCGAGCACGGCATCGAGGTCACCGCGGCGCTGCCCGGCGTCGGCGAGAACTTCCACAACCACGTCCTGACCGGGCTGATGGCCGAGGTCACCCAGGAACTCCCGCCGCCGGCGCAGAACCTGTCGGAGAGCGCTCTGTTCCTGTCCTCGCAGCCGGGTCTGCCCGCCCCCGACCTGCAGATCGCCTTCGTCCACGTGCCGTTCGACGTGATCGTCGGCAAGGACCACCCGAACACGGTGAGCATCCTGCCCGGCGTCGTGCGGCCCGTTTCGCGCGGCTGGATCAAGCTCGCCAGCGCCGATCCGCTGGCCCACCCGCTGATCAACCCGAACTACCTGGGCGACCGGTGGGACCTGGAGCGGATGGTGCAGGGCATCAAACTGGCCCGGGAGATCTTCGCGACCTCGGCCTTCTCGCCCTGGTACAAGCAGGAGCTCCAGCCCGGTCCCGGTCACGACGGCGACGAGGACCTGCGGACCTTCGCGAAGCAGAAGTCGGAGAGCTACCACCACCAGGCCGGCTCCTGCCGCATGGGCATCGACGACCTCTCGGTCGTCGACCCCGAGCTGCGGGTGCACGGCGTACGCAACCTGCGCGTCGTCGACGCGAGCGTGATGCCCGCGGTCCCGTCGGGCAACTGCCACACCGCCATCGCGATGATCGCCGAGCGCGCGGCGGACTTCCTGAGGGGGGTGTCCCGTGCCTGA
- a CDS encoding nuclear transport factor 2 family protein, with protein MTEVTRERVEAAYAALGSGDRARILEYYSEDLRWLVPGNHPLAGWYESLDAFLELMGQTHKLTGGTFRMDIQSVLVGEGCSADVCRNVAVRDGADGASRSPYERMDYPVFHFMRWRDGRIIEGRDGLFGDSATAFSQFWAPFAPDGTRRDR; from the coding sequence ATGACCGAAGTGACACGGGAGCGGGTCGAGGCGGCCTACGCCGCCCTCGGCTCCGGCGACCGCGCCCGCATCCTGGAGTACTACTCCGAGGACCTGCGCTGGCTGGTGCCGGGCAACCACCCGCTGGCCGGCTGGTACGAGAGCCTGGACGCCTTCCTGGAGCTGATGGGGCAGACGCACAAGCTCACGGGCGGCACCTTCCGCATGGACATCCAGTCCGTCCTCGTCGGCGAGGGCTGCAGCGCCGACGTGTGCCGCAACGTCGCCGTGCGCGACGGGGCGGACGGGGCGAGCCGGTCCCCGTACGAGCGGATGGACTACCCCGTCTTCCACTTCATGCGGTGGCGGGACGGCCGGATCATCGAGGGCCGCGACGGGCTCTTCGGGGACTCGGCGACCGCCTTCAGCCAGTTCTGGGCGCCGTTCGCGCCGGACGGAACCCGCCGGGACCGATAG
- a CDS encoding STAS domain-containing protein yields MPLSVSLSIEGDTTVIELAGELDAKTAPDFHQTIEKAAGHGTGTVEIRMAGVGYMASAGLRSLVFAQQKVANHVTIKVVGAIEPVSRTIRTAGLDRSIVLSDE; encoded by the coding sequence ATGCCGCTTTCCGTGTCCCTGAGCATCGAGGGCGACACCACCGTGATCGAGCTGGCGGGAGAGCTGGACGCCAAGACCGCGCCGGACTTCCACCAGACCATCGAGAAGGCCGCCGGGCACGGCACCGGCACGGTCGAGATCAGGATGGCCGGTGTCGGCTACATGGCCAGCGCCGGACTGCGGTCCCTGGTCTTCGCCCAGCAGAAGGTGGCGAACCACGTGACCATCAAGGTGGTCGGCGCGATCGAGCCCGTGTCCCGGACCATCCGGACGGCCGGGCTCGACCGCAGCATCGTGCTCTCCGATGAGTGA
- a CDS encoding nuclear transport factor 2 family protein: protein MPAERLTEDAIRTFAENWYVALDQHLPQDQVLALITEDLEFKVPEDTFLGHQGFGRWYTAVTNRFFDEVHTVTKVEPVIEGDRAIVRVLVNWQAKIWDPPAARSQWLGFDADQTWTVVAGPDGPLIKQYTVNDLAPMPGSASL, encoded by the coding sequence ATGCCCGCCGAGCGGCTGACCGAGGACGCGATCCGCACCTTCGCGGAGAACTGGTACGTGGCCCTGGACCAGCACCTGCCGCAGGACCAGGTGCTCGCCCTCATCACCGAGGACCTGGAGTTCAAGGTCCCCGAGGACACCTTCCTCGGACACCAGGGCTTCGGCCGCTGGTACACGGCGGTCACGAACCGCTTCTTCGACGAGGTCCACACCGTCACGAAGGTGGAGCCCGTCATCGAGGGCGACCGGGCGATCGTCCGGGTCCTCGTCAACTGGCAGGCCAAGATCTGGGACCCGCCGGCCGCCCGCAGCCAGTGGCTCGGCTTCGACGCCGACCAGACCTGGACGGTCGTGGCCGGTCCCGACGGGCCGCTGATCAAGCAGTACACCGTCAACGACCTGGCTCCGATGCCCGGTTCCGCCTCGCTCTGA
- a CDS encoding VOC family protein — protein MAGMVWSHVGLNCTDQKTTEEFYTRYFGFTRARVVDLGEAQIVFLRRGDAYLELFATGSETGRPAVAGGDGPQAPGRMRHLAFQTDSVDAFLAELGDAAEVTLGPLDFDDFICGWRTVWVRDPDGVIVEVSQGFEDDRSHDKDGA, from the coding sequence ATGGCCGGCATGGTCTGGTCGCACGTGGGCCTGAACTGCACGGACCAGAAGACCACCGAGGAGTTCTACACCCGGTACTTCGGCTTCACCCGGGCCCGGGTGGTCGATCTCGGGGAGGCCCAGATCGTGTTCCTGCGCCGCGGGGACGCGTACCTGGAGCTCTTCGCGACCGGCAGCGAAACGGGCCGCCCGGCGGTGGCCGGGGGAGACGGACCGCAGGCCCCCGGCCGGATGCGCCACCTGGCCTTCCAGACCGACAGCGTGGACGCGTTCCTGGCCGAGCTGGGCGACGCGGCCGAAGTGACCCTGGGGCCGCTGGACTTCGACGACTTCATCTGTGGCTGGCGGACCGTGTGGGTCCGCGATCCCGACGGGGTGATCGTCGAGGTCAGTCAGGGATTCGAGGACGACCGCTCACACGACAAGGACGGTGCATGA
- a CDS encoding AGE family epimerase/isomerase, producing the protein MADAVSFSFSDTIAGYVGRFDSESRLLRLKTSDGREFDVSLAGDPSAELVRNLDEPYIDASGHIDEMLSPGRFLFVYGVHYPERGGRFDAKRLVFLGRGAEDYRFEEPSWWVKQIESLADFYKRAQFGEGPVDFTEYRTEIRLGGDKTASHVQETDTISRLVYGMASAYLLTGKDEYLEVAERGTEYLRKHMRVVDSEEDVVFWYHGISVDGDSERKLFTSEFSDDYDAIPMYEQIYALAGPIQTYRVTGDIRIKNDADATIRLFDKFFKDEEQGGYYSHIDPILFSADHESLGENAERKNWNSVGDHAPAYLINLYLATGEQRYADFLEYTFDTIADKFPDYKNSPFVQERFFRDWSHDTAHSWQQNRAVVGHNLKIAWNLMRMNSLKPKPAYEELARKIGEIMPAVGSDVQRGGWYDVVERIKSTSKDGQETYRFAWHDRKAWWQQEQAILAYLILNGTVGGDAFLREARQAEAFYNTFFLDHDEGAVYFNVLASGTPYLLGTERLKGSHSMSMYHSAELCYLSAVYNNLLINGREMDFHFKPDPTNLPDRVLRVSPDLLPAGSVQIAAVEIDEKPYRDFDADGLTVRLPDVQGRVKVKVRLRPVTS; encoded by the coding sequence ATGGCGGACGCCGTGAGCTTCTCCTTCTCCGACACCATCGCCGGCTACGTCGGCCGTTTCGACTCCGAGTCCCGCCTGCTGCGGCTGAAGACCTCGGACGGCCGCGAGTTCGACGTCTCCCTCGCCGGCGACCCGAGTGCCGAGCTCGTCCGCAACCTGGACGAGCCGTACATCGACGCCTCCGGGCACATCGACGAGATGCTTTCCCCGGGCCGGTTCCTCTTCGTCTACGGCGTCCACTACCCGGAGCGCGGCGGGCGTTTCGACGCCAAGCGCCTGGTGTTCCTGGGCCGCGGCGCCGAGGACTACCGGTTCGAGGAGCCCAGCTGGTGGGTCAAGCAGATCGAGTCGCTGGCCGACTTCTACAAGCGGGCGCAGTTCGGCGAGGGCCCGGTGGACTTCACCGAGTACCGCACCGAGATCCGGCTCGGCGGTGACAAGACCGCCAGTCACGTCCAGGAGACCGACACGATCTCCCGGCTGGTCTACGGCATGGCCTCGGCCTATCTGCTGACCGGCAAGGACGAGTACCTGGAGGTCGCCGAACGCGGCACCGAGTACCTGCGCAAGCACATGCGGGTCGTGGACAGCGAGGAGGACGTGGTCTTCTGGTACCACGGCATCAGCGTCGACGGGGACAGCGAGCGCAAGCTGTTCACCTCGGAGTTCTCCGACGACTACGACGCGATCCCGATGTACGAGCAGATCTACGCGCTGGCCGGCCCGATCCAGACCTACCGGGTCACCGGCGACATCCGGATCAAGAACGACGCGGACGCCACGATCCGGCTGTTCGACAAGTTCTTCAAGGACGAGGAGCAGGGCGGCTACTACTCGCACATCGACCCGATCCTGTTCAGCGCGGACCACGAGTCCCTCGGGGAGAACGCCGAGCGCAAGAACTGGAACTCGGTCGGCGACCACGCACCCGCGTACCTGATCAACCTGTACCTGGCGACCGGCGAGCAGAGGTACGCCGATTTCCTGGAGTACACCTTCGACACCATCGCGGACAAGTTCCCGGACTACAAGAACAGCCCCTTCGTCCAGGAGCGCTTCTTCCGCGACTGGTCGCACGACACCGCGCACAGCTGGCAGCAGAACCGCGCGGTCGTCGGGCACAACCTGAAGATCGCCTGGAACCTGATGCGGATGAACTCGCTGAAGCCGAAGCCGGCCTACGAGGAGCTCGCCCGCAAGATCGGCGAGATCATGCCGGCCGTCGGCAGCGACGTGCAGCGCGGCGGCTGGTACGACGTCGTCGAGCGCATCAAGTCCACCAGTAAGGACGGCCAGGAGACGTATCGTTTCGCCTGGCACGACCGCAAGGCCTGGTGGCAGCAGGAGCAGGCGATCCTCGCCTACCTCATCCTGAACGGCACCGTCGGCGGCGACGCCTTCCTGCGCGAGGCCCGGCAGGCTGAGGCCTTCTACAACACCTTCTTCCTCGACCACGACGAGGGAGCCGTCTACTTCAACGTGCTCGCCAGCGGTACGCCGTACCTGCTCGGCACGGAGCGGCTCAAGGGCAGCCACTCGATGTCCATGTACCACTCGGCGGAGCTCTGCTACCTGTCCGCCGTCTACAACAACCTGCTCATCAACGGGCGGGAGATGGACTTCCACTTCAAGCCCGACCCGACCAACCTGCCCGACCGCGTGCTGCGCGTCTCGCCCGACCTGCTGCCCGCGGGATCGGTGCAGATCGCGGCCGTCGAGATCGACGAGAAGCCGTACCGGGACTTCGACGCCGACGGCCTCACCGTCCGGCTGCCCGACGTCCAGGGGCGGGTCAAGGTCAAGGTCCGGCTGCGCCCGGTGACTTCATAG
- a CDS encoding STAS domain-containing protein, giving the protein MSLNVKERRNKGGTVLVATGEINSETSGQLLQALLPLVREGKPLRIDLTAVTYVSSAGLRTLLVVYREAQHAGVAVTLYGVSEEVRFVMSATGFLDFFATGEAAAAEAKSKSKPRPTAKAASVAGVVAR; this is encoded by the coding sequence ATGTCTCTGAACGTCAAGGAACGCCGCAACAAGGGCGGTACCGTCCTCGTCGCCACCGGCGAGATCAACAGTGAGACCTCCGGACAGCTGTTGCAGGCCCTGCTGCCGCTGGTCCGCGAGGGCAAGCCGCTGCGCATCGACCTCACGGCCGTCACGTACGTGTCCAGCGCGGGCCTGCGCACCCTGCTCGTCGTCTACCGCGAGGCCCAGCACGCCGGGGTCGCGGTCACCCTGTACGGGGTGAGCGAGGAAGTCCGGTTCGTCATGTCGGCCACCGGCTTCCTCGACTTCTTCGCGACGGGCGAGGCGGCGGCCGCCGAGGCCAAGTCCAAGTCCAAGCCGAGGCCGACCGCGAAGGCCGCTTCTGTCGCCGGTGTGGTCGCACGATGA